The Benincasa hispida cultivar B227 chromosome 9, ASM972705v1, whole genome shotgun sequence genome has a segment encoding these proteins:
- the LOC120085589 gene encoding elongation factor-like GTPase 1, which translates to MGDLETQRIRNICILAHVDHGKTTLADHLIAASGGGLIHPKMAGRLRFMDYLDEEQRRAITMKSSSIGLRYKEYSINLIDSPGHMDFCSEVSTAARLSDGALVLVDAVEGVHIQTHAVLRQAWIEKLTPCLVLNKIDRLICELKLSPMEAYTRLLRIVHEVNGIMSAYKSEKYLSDVDSILAGSSGDVNDENLEFVEDDEEDTFQPQKGNVVFVCALDGWGFGINEFAEFYASKLGANVSALKKALWGPRYFNPKTKMIVGKKAMAGGSKARPMFVQFVLERLWEVYGAALETDGNKEVLQKVNSTFNLNIPARELSNKDPKVVLQAIMSHWLPLSDAILSMVVNCMPDPITAQSFRISRLLPKRDIVDTGVDINVLTEAALVKKSIEACDSRPEAPFVAFVSKMFAVPVKMLPRRENYGESTNISAEDGGDGESDECFLAFARVFSGVLYSGQRVFVLSALYDPTKGESMHKHIQEAELHSFYLMMGQGLKPVTSVKAGNLVAIRGLSHHILKSATLSSTRNCWPFSSMAFQVAPTLRVALEPSDPGDIGALLKGLRLLNRADPFVEVTVSARGEHVLAAAGEVHLERCIKDLKDRFARVSLEVSPPLVSYKETIEGEASSVLDYFKVLSESTDCVTKKTPNGRCTVRVQVLKLPPDLAKVLDENSDVLGDIVGVKLGQNYKNLETKRSSMRENENLMEVVKKLIADATCSDISSKDDHESSRADKHNALWSKLLKRIWALGPQQIGPNILINPDPKVKDPDCSVLIRGSPYASQRLGFVDDSLNGNLDPETSLEDDTSSAASPEGTQTLCMEAASLENSVLSGFQLATSAGPLCDEPMWGLAFIVEASISSLSGNSDEFESPFQPENNAIFSGQVMAAVKDACRAAVLQKKPRLVEAMYFCELNTPTEYLGPMYAVLARRRARVLKEEMQEGSSLFTVHAYVPVSESFGFADELRRWTSGAASALLVLSHWEELCEDPFFIPKTEEEIEEFGDGSSVLPNTARKLIDTVRRRKGLPVEEKVVQHATKQRTLARKV; encoded by the coding sequence ATGGGTGATCTCGAAACTCAAAGAATTAGAAACATATGTATATTAGCACACGTCGATCATGGCAAAACGACACTTGCCGACCATCTTATCGCCGCCTCGGGGGGTGGTTTGATCCACCCAAAGATGGCGGGCCGCCTTCGTTTCATGGATTATCTTGATGAGGAACAAAGGCGGGCGATTACTATGAAGAGCTCTTCGATTGGTTTAAGGTACAAGGAATACTCTATCAATCTCATTGATTCGCCTGGCCATATGGATTTTTGTAGTGAAGTGTCGACTGCTGCTAGATTGAGTGATGGGGCATTGGTTTTAGTTGATGCTGTGGAGGGTGTGCACATTCAAACCCATGCCGTTTTACGACAGGCTTGGATTGAGAAGCTTACGCCGTGTTTGGTTCTTAATAAGATTGATAGGTTGATATGTGAGTTGAAGTTGAGTCCTATGGAAGCGTATACTCGTTTGTTGAGGATTGTTCATGAAGTTAATGGGATAATGAGTGCATACAAGTCCGAGAAATATTTGTCCGATGTGGATTCAATACTTGCAGGTTCTTCAGGTGATGTAAATGACGAGAACCTTGAGTTTGTTGAGGATGACGAAGAAGATACATTTCAACCACAGAAAGGGAATGTGGTGTTTGTGTGTGCTTTAGATGGGTGGGGTTTTGGAATTAATGAGTTTGCGGAGTTTTATGCTTCAAAGCTTGGGGCCAATGTATCGGCATTGAAGAAGGCGTTGTGGGGTCCACGGTATTTTAATCCAAAGACCAAGATGATCGTTGGAAAGAAGGCCATGGCTGGAGGAAGTAAAGCTCGGCCTATGTTTGTACAATTTGTGCTTGAAAGACTTTGGGAAGTTTATGGGGCTGCTTTAGAAACTGATGGGAATAAGGAGGTACTTCAAAAGGTTAATagtacatttaatttgaatatacCAGCTCGAGAACTTTCGAACAAGGATCCGAAGGTGGTTCTTCAAGCTATTATGAGTCATTGGCTTCCTCTTTCAGATGCAATATTGTCAATGGTTGTAAACTGTATGCCTGACCCAATTACTGCCCAATCATTTCGAATATCACGGTTGCTTCCAAAGAGGGATATAGTTGATACTGGAGTTGACATCAATGTACTAACTGAAGCAGCTCTTGTTAAGAAATCCATTGAAGCTTGTGATTCGAGGCCTGAAGCTCCATTTGTTGCTTTTGTGTCTAAGATGTTTGCAGTTCCAGTTAAAATGCTTCCACGGAGGGAAAACTATGGTGAGAGTACTAATATTTCAGCTGAAGATGGTGGAGATGGTGAATCAGATGAGTGCTTTCTTGCATTTGCAAGGGTATTTAGTGGGGTTCTTTATTCTGGACAGAGAGTTTTTGTGCTTTCAGCTTTATATGACCCGACAAAAGGGGAATCAATGCACAAGCACATTCAGGAGGCTGAATTGCATTCATTTTATCTAATGATGGGCCAAGGCTTGAAACCAGTGACCTCAGTAAAAGCAGGAAACCTTGTAGCAATTCGTGGTCTTAGCCATCACATATTGAAAAGTGCAACTCTTTCATCCACAAGAAATTGCTGGCCTTTCTCAAGTATGGCATTCCAGGTTGCTCCTACTCTTAGAGTTGCACTTGAGCCATCTGATCCTGGAGATATAGGTGCATTGTTGAAAGGCTTAAGGCTTTTAAATCGAGCGGACCCTTTTGTAGAGGTAACTGTTTCAGCAAGGGGAGAGCATGTACTTGCTGCAGCAGGAGAAGTTCATCTCGAGAGATGCATAAAGGATTTGAAGGATAGGTTTGCCAGGGTAAGCTTGGAAGTCTCTCCACCTCTTGTATCGTATAAAGAGACGATTGAAGGAGAGGCTTCTAGCGTGTTGGACTATTTTAAGGTGTTGTCCGAAAGCACAGACTGTGTTACTAAGAAAACCCCAAATGGTAGATGTACCGTCAGAGTGCAGGTACTGAAACTTCCACCTGATCTTGCTAAAGTACTTGATGAAAATTCTGACGTATTGGGAGATATTGTTGGAGTCAAATTGGGGCAGAACTataaaaacttggaaacaaagAGATCAAGTATGAGGGAAAATGAGAATTTAATGGAAGTAGTAAAAAAACTAATAGCAGATGCAACATGTAGTGATATATCTTCAAAGGATGACCATGAAAGCAGTCGGGCTGACAAACACAATGCACTATGGTCGAAACTTCTTAAGCGAATTTGGGCACTTGGACCACAGCAGATTGGTCCTAACATTCTGATTAATCCAGATCCCAAAGTAAAGGATCCTGATTGTTCTGTTCTTATTCGGGGCTCACCTTATGCATCACAGAGATTGGGTTTTGTGGACGATTCCTTAAATGGTAACTTGGATCCTGAAACATCGTTGGAAGATGATACATcttctgcagcatcaccggaaGGAACTCAGACACTATGCATGGAAGCAGCATCTCTCGAGAACAGTGTTCTATCTGGGTTTCAGCTCGCTACATCAGCTGGGCCCTTATGTGATGAACCTATGTGGGGGTTGGCATTTATTGTTGAAGCCTCTATTTCTTCATTGTCTGGGAATTCAGATGAATTTGAATCTCCCTTTCAACCAGAGAACAATGCTATCTTTTCTGGTCAAGTTATGGCCGCTGTAAAGGATGCCTGTAGAGCAGCTGTACTTCAAAAGAAACCACGGCTTGTTGAAGCCATGTACTTCTGTGAATTGAAtactcccactgagtatttggGTCCAATGTATGCTGTACTTGCACGAAGGCGAGCCAGAGTTTTGAAAGAAGAAATGCAGGAAGGTTCATCTTTGTTTACTGTGCATGCATATGTGCCCGTTTCAGAAAGCTTTGGTTTTGCAGATGAATTAAGGAGATGGACTTCTGGAGCAGCAAGTGCTCTTCTAGTTCTTAGCCATTGGGAAGAATTATGTGAAGATCCTTTTTTTATCCCCAAGACggaagaagaaatagaagagTTTGGAGATGGTTCAAGCGTGCTTCCTAACACAGCAAGAAAGCTCATTGATACTGTAAGACGGCGCAAGGGTCTTCCAGTGGAAGAAAAAGTTGTACAACATGCAACAAAGCAGAGAACTTTGGCCCGGAAAGTATAA